One part of the Glycine max cultivar Williams 82 chromosome 14, Glycine_max_v4.0, whole genome shotgun sequence genome encodes these proteins:
- the LOC100795190 gene encoding LOW QUALITY PROTEIN: receptor-like protein 6 (The sequence of the model RefSeq protein was modified relative to this genomic sequence to represent the inferred CDS: substituted 1 base at 1 genomic stop codon) produces the protein MGWFLFLVLSFLLSHFPSQTSSLMPFCNHDDASALLSFKSSFTLNSSSDSSGWCESPYPKTESWENGTNCCLWEGVSCDTKSGHVIGIDLSCSCLQGEFHPNTTLFKLIHLKKLNLAFNDFSNSPMPNGFGDHVALTHLNLSHSAFSGVIPSKISLLSKLVSLDLSFLGMRIEAATLENVIVNATDIREVTLDFLNMSTIEPSSLSLLVNFSSSLVSLSLGDTGLQGKLANNILCLPNLQKLDLSVNLDLEGELPEFNRSTPLRYLDLSYTGFSGKLPNTINHLESLNFLGLESCDFEGPIPVFLFNLTQLKFLDLGGNNFSGEIPSSLSNLRHLTFINLFYNSFTGHIVQYFGNITQVYHLNLGWNNFSGEIPSSLSNLQHLTFINLSDNSFTGTIAKCFGNITQVNHLDLSGNNFRDEIIPSFIFNLQHLTYLDLXYNNFGGEIPDLFDKLSKLETLDLSRNQIHGRIPKWFNRTGKETLSFLDLSHNLLTSIECLSLSWATIQSIDLSFNMLQGDIPVPPSGIQYFSVSNNKLTGHISSTICNASSLQMLDLSHNNLTGKLPKCLGTFPYLSVLDLRRNNLSGMIPKTYLEIEALETMNFNGNQLEGPLPRSVVKCKQLRVLDLGENNIHDKFPTFLESLQQLQVLVLRANRFNGTINCMKLTKDFPMLRVFDISNNNFSGNLPTACLEDFKGMMVNVDNSMQYMTGENYSSRYYDSVVVTMKGNIYELQRILTTFTTIDLSNNRFGGVIPAIIGDLKSLKGLNLSHNRITGVIPKNFGGLDNLEWLDLSSNMLMGEIPKTLTNLHFLSVLNLSQNQLVGMIPTGKQFDTFQNDSYEGNQGLCGLPLSKSCHNDEKLPTESATFQHDEEFRFGWKPVAIGYACGGVFGILLGYIVFFYRKPEWSISFVECILNQRVRKKSNRSNANTRRYNQRR, from the coding sequence ATGGGGTGGTTTCTGTTTCTTGTCCTGAGTTTCTTGCTTTCTCATTTTCCTTCACAAACGTCTTCATTGATGCCATTTTGCAACCATGATGACGCCTCCGCCTTGCTTAGCTTCAAGAGCTCATTTACTCTCAATAGCTCTTCTGACTCTTCTGGTTGGTGTGAGTCTCCTTATCCAAAGACAGAATCATGGGAAAATGGTACGAATTGCTGCTTGTGGGAAGGGGTGAGTTGTGACACCAAGTCAGGTCACGTAATTGGCATAGACCTTAGCTGCAGTTGCCTTCAAGGTGAATTTCATCCCAACACCACTCTCTTCAAACTCATTCATCTCAAAAAACTCAACCTTGCCTTCAATGATTTTTCCAATTCTCCAATGCCTAACGGCTTTGGTGATCATGTGGCTCTTACTCATCTAAATCTATCTCACTCTGCATTTAGTGGTGTTATTCCTTCTAAAATCTCTCTGCTCTCAAAATTAGTCTCTCTTGATCTCTCATTTCTTGGAATGAGAATTGAAGCAGCAACCCTGGAAAATGTCATTGTAAATGCAACTGATATAAGGGAGGTCACTCTTGATTTCCTAAACATGTCTACCATTGAACCGAGCTCTCTATCTTTGTTAGTGAATTTCTCATCCTCTTTGGTCTCTCTTAGTCTTGGAGATACAGGATTGCAAGGGAAGTTAGCAAATAACATACTCTGTTTACCCAATCTTCAAAAGCTTGATCTGTCTGTCAATTTGGATCTCGAAGGTGAACTTCCAGAGTTCAATCGGAGCACTCCTCTTAGATACTTGGATCTCTCTTACACTGGCTTTTCAGGAAAACTTCCCAATACCATTAACCATTTGGAGTCTCTTAACTTTTTGGGTTTAGAATCATGTGACTTCGAAGGACCTATTCCTGTGTTTTTATTTAACCTCACGCAGCTAAAATTCTTGGACCTTGGTGGGAACAATTTCAGCGGTGAGATTCCGTCATCCCTTTCAAACCTTCGACATCTAACTTtcattaatcttttttataatagtttCACAGGACACATTGTGCAATATTTTGGGAATATCACACAAGTATATCATCTGAACCTTGGTTGGAACAATTTCAGCGGTGAGATTccatcatcactttcaaatcttCAACATCTCACTTTCATTAATCTTTCTGATAATAGTTTCACTGGAACCATTGCAAAATGTTTTGGGAACATCACACAAGTAAATCATCTGGACCTCTCTGGGAATAACTTTAGGGACGAGATCATACCATCATTTATTTTCAACCTTCAGCATCTTACTTACTTAGatctttaatataataattttggtgGTGAGATTCCCGATTTGTTTGACAAGCTTAGCAAATTAGAAACTTTAGATCTATCAAGGAATCAAATTCATGGTAGGATTCCAAAATGGTTTAATAGAACAGGGAAAGAGACTTTGTCTTTTTTGGACCTTTCTCATAACCTTCTAACATCGATTGAGTGTCTCTCACTCTCATGGGCGACCATACAATCCATTGACCTCAGCTTCAACATGTTGCAAGGAGATATTCCAGTTCCCCCATCTGGCATTCAATACTTTTCTGTCTCAAATAACAAATTGACTGGTCACATTTCTTCAACTATTTGCAATGCAAGCTCCCTTCAGATGCTTGACTTGTCTCACAATAACTTGACAGGTAAGCTTCCTAAATGCCTTGGAACCTTTCCTTACCTTTCAGTTTTGGATCTTCGAAGAAACAACCTTAGTGGAATGATACCCAAAACATATCTTGAGATAGAAGCATTGGAGACTATGAATTTTAATGGCAATCAATTGGAGGGACCATTACCTCGGTCTGTTGTCAAGTGCAAACAGCTAAGAGTTTTGGACCTTGGAGAAAATAACATACACGataaatttccaacttttctggAGTCACTTCAGCAGCTGCAAGTCCTTGTTTTACGTGCTAATAGGTTCAACGGTACCATCAATTGTATGAAATTGACAAAAGATTTTCCCATGTTGCGGGTTTTTGACATCTCCAACAATAATTTCAGTGGCAATTTGCCAACAGCTTGCTTAGAAGACTTCAAGGGAATGATGGTGAATGTTGATAATAGTATGCAATATATGACGGGAGAAAACTATTCTTCCCGTTACTATGATTCTGTGGTAGTCACCATGAAAGGAAACATTTATGAGCTGCAGAGAATCCTAACTACTTTCACAACTATTGATTTGTCAAATAACAGATTTGGAGGAGTGATTCCCGCAATCATTGGAGACTTAAAGTCACTCAAAGGGCTTAACCTTTCCCACAACAGAATCACAGGTGTTATTCCAAAAAACTTTGGTGGTTTGGACAATCTAGAATGGTTAGACCTCTCTTCAAACATGCTCATGGGTGAGATTCCAAAAACATTGACCAATCTTCACTTCCTCTCGGTCTTAAATCTTTCACAAAACCAGCTGGTGGGGATGATACCAACAGGTAAACAGTTTGATACTTTCCAGAATGATTCCTATGAAGGCAATCAAGGGCTATGTGGGTTGCCTTTGTCAAAATCTTGTCACAATGATGAAAAACTGCCAACAGAATCAGCAACATTTCAGCATGATGAAGAATTCAGGTTTGGTTGGAAACCCGTAGCTATAGGATATGCATGTGGAGGGGTATTTGGAATATTATTGGGTTATATTGTCTTCTTCTATCGGAAACCAGAATGGTCAATCAGTTTTGTTGAATGCATTCTTAATCAAAGAGTGAGAAAGAAGAGCAACAGATCTAATGCAAATACAAGACGATACAATCAACGTCGTTAA